The sequence below is a genomic window from Lolium perenne isolate Kyuss_39 chromosome 7, Kyuss_2.0, whole genome shotgun sequence.
CTCTGGGCGGGTGGGACCCACCTAGCCTCATGGTCCCCAGTACCAGATGCGACGCGGAAATTTACCAAACTGCGCCCACGAGGCAGAGTTTGCCCATTTTGCCCCTGGCGCCCGTCCTCGTCAGTGGCCGCGAAGTAAATAGAGTGGCGTGGCGGGGGCTCTATGGTCATTCGGCGGGGCTATATAAGCCGGGACGGGGCGGGCAGGTTATAAAACGCGGCCCCAAAAAACCAAAAGCAGAGCAGAAAAATAaaggcgagcgagcgagcgactggttttggagagagaaagccaaggtggggggagagagagagataagAAAAGGGAAGAAGCCCGGCGGCTAGAGCCAAGGGAGCAgcagccggcggcggcggcgaccaaaCCCTAGCCGACGGACGGCACGGTCGTCGAGGGGAGGAGCCTTCACGCCGCCGGATTCGGCCGGTAGCTGCAGATCGGCGGTCGCGCCGCCGGAATCGGGGGAGATCCCGCCGCCGGGATGGGTCCACGTGGGCTGTGAGCTCTCCCGCTCGCCGTCGGCTTGGTCTCTCTTTCTCTCGGGCCGCGCTTCGCCTAGGGTTTTGGGGCTGCTCGTTGTGCGGCTCTTTTGGGCGGCGGTTGGGGCGGTTTTTTTTTCTTCTACGGAGATTTGGGGAGGGGATCTGCGCCGCGTAGGCGGGTCGTGAACGCTGGAGACGCAGGGCGGGATCGGGGGAGCCATGTCGTCGCTGAGCAGGGAGCTCGTCTTCCTCATCCTGCAGTTCCTCGACGAGGAAAAGTTCAAGGAGACGGTGCACAAGTAAGCGTGCTCTGCCCGATCAAGACCGAGGTTTTGGACCTATCTGCCTGCGCTTGCTGAAGCTGGGGTTTTTTACTTTTATTTTTTCCCCCCGTCCATTTTTGGTCGGTCGCGCAGGCTGGAGCAGGAGTCGGGCTTCTACTTCAACATGAAGCACTTCGAGGACCTGGTGCAGGGCGGGGAGTGGGACGAGGTCGAGCGGTACCTCAGCGGCTTCACCAAGGTGGAGGACAACCGCTACTCCATGAAGATATTCTTCGAGATCCGCAAGCAGAAGTACCTCGAGGCCCTCGACAGGTAAGCTTCTCGTGCTCATTGCTGCTGCCGGGGATCAAATTCGATCCGTGCTCAACTGGAttcgtttttttttttgcagccaTGATCGAGCCAAGGCGGTGGAGATACTAGTCAAGGATTTGAAGGTGTTTGCCTCCTTCAACGAGGAGCTATTCAAGGAGATCACGCAGCTGCTGACTTTAGATAATTTCAGGTATGCTGCTTCCTTTGAAGCCTTTTTTCGTATAGCAAAATGCTTTGTGCATTGGGCCAATGTGGATGTAATTGTTGCCCTCAATGACCAACAGGCAGAATGAGCAGCTGTCCAAGTACGGAGACACAAAGTCTGCCCGCAACATCATGCTCATGGAGCTTAAGAAGCTTATCGAGGCTAACCCTCTCTTCCGGGACAAGCTTAATTTCCCTCCATTTAAAGCCTCGAGACTGCGCACATTGATCAATCAAAGGTGCTTTGCTGATTTAATATACTGTATATGATGACATGCTTTCACTTCCATGTTGCCATTTTATTTTAGATGCAATCTGCTTGAACAGCGCTATTATTGCATTTTCAGACAAATACGATTTTCTGTGAGTAAGATTTGGTGTAAATTTGTGTACATAGCGGACAGCTCATGTTTTTCCAGTAGCcatataagttggaaaaagagcTGCCACAAAGCTGCTATACTGGGACGTTTCCGTTTCTATTTTATTCCTTCTGGTTGTGTTTCCATCTTTCCTTAAAATGATGGATGAATAAGAAAAACTGGTTTGTAGTGCTTTTATGGAAATAAACTTGAAGTTTAGCACCTTCATGATGTAAGGGATTTGTACTACTCCTATTATAGATTGTCCAACCAATTAGTTTGGAATTAAGCAGACCTGTTGCCTAAAAGGCTAAAACAGAATTATCATTGTTTAGTGCTTTACCAAATCCTGGTTGTTTTGACAAGGGAGTTGTCCTGTCCATTTCATAAATATTGTCAATGTTAACTTCAGACATTCGATTGCTTGCATTTTAGTGGTTGTTCATAACTTGCCTGAATATTTTCTGCATCTCAGATACATTTCTGAGCCTTGGATCGACATCCAACAACTCTTATCTAACCATACTTGATATATAACATAGAGAATTAAAACTGTGCATAGTATACAAAAATTGCACGCTTTCAAGCGTGTAACTGTAAGGCAACTGAGAATTAGCATAAGTGTTAATTGTAAGTGCTCATTTGTTCAACGACTTATCTTGGTAAATCTATTTGCTTAAATTTTTCATTCAAAGATTTATTTTGGCAATCAGTTGGATACTCCATATGGGTTTCCTAGTTAGCAGTTTTTTACAGAATATTACAAAAAAGATAAGTACTTAGGTTGGTGGCATGCCAATTTTTCATCGTGCTCTTTTTTTGCCAAGTATTTTAATTCACTGTTTTTTGCCTAGTATTTTAATGCACTGTTTTTTTTTGCCTAGTATGTCAACATGCAACGGTTGGTCTTTTACTGTTTGCCATAATGAAGACATACTAGTCTTTCAGTATGCCTTCTCTTGCTTTAATTTCTTGTAAAGGTTGATGCTAACCGGACTGGTCTgatttcttatgtcatgtagtcttAACTGGCAACATCAGCTTTGCAAGAATCCCAGACCAAACCCAGACATCAAGACACTCTTCACCGATCACTCCTGTGCTGCTCCTGCCAATGGAGCAAGAGCTCCTCCACCTGCCAATGGTCCTATGGTTGGACCAATCCCCAAGTCAGCTGGATTTCCTCCGCCAATGGGTGCTCATGCTGTACGTATTGCAGTAGTTGGACATTTTGACTTAtttttattgtcctatcatttactATATTCTCAATCTTGCAGCCATTTCAACCTGTTGTTTCACCATCTCCAAATGCAATTGCGGGTTGGATGACAAATCCCAGTCCATCTTTACCACACCCTGGCGTTGCACAAGTGCCACCTGGTCTTGTTCAGCCTCCAAACACAGGTAAAACAGCATTTCAGAACATAATGATGTCTCCCACTCCTGCAATTTTGATTGAATTTCCTTTCGGTGCTCAATTTGTTTGCAGCGGCATTTCTAAAACATCCAAGGACTCCTACAAGTGCACCTGGCATTGACTATCAATCTGCAGATTCTGAACATCTGATGAAAAGAATGCGTGTGGGCCAGCCAGATGAGGTATTTGGATGAACTTGGACTTAACTATGTTTCTCCTCTTTACTCATTTCTGTAACATTGTATGATGAGCAAATATTGATGCCCTAACAAAACTACGGTAGGTGTCATTCTCTGGTGCAAGCCATCCTCCCAATGTCTACAGTCAAGAAGACCTCCCCAAACAAGTTGTTCGCACACTCAATCAGGGTTCTAATGTCATGAGCCTGGATTTTCATCCTGTTCAACAAACCATTCTTCTAGGTACATGCTTCAAACGCATCACTTGGTTCCTGAATTATTACTCTATCATTGCATATTCTGCTGTATTTTTGATGTTTCTGTTGTAACGCAGTTGGAACAAATGTTGGTGACATCGGGATATGGGAAGTTGGTTCACGAGAAAGGATAGCGCACAAAACATTCAAAGTTTGGGATATTGGTGCATGCACCTTGCCTTTGCAGGTCATTAAATCAAAGATCATACTTGTTCAATTTAGTCCGTATTACCAAATTTTGTTGTACTTTAAGCCTGTAGTCAGCAGCACTGTGACTTTCATTGGCATGTTCTGATGCGCAATCTGTGTTTTTCTGTGATCAGGCTGCACTTATGAAAGATGCTGCTATATGTGTCAATAGGTGTCTGTGGAGCCCTGATGGAAATATTCTAGGTACTAAAAAGGGCCATTTGAGTGCTATTGTTGACATATGAGCCACTTTTAGCATTTTTAAATTGCTCTGTACTCAGGAGTGATCAAAATGTTTCTTGCTAGTTTGCAAAATTGATTCTGTATGCTCGATTTGATTTTCAGGTGTGGCATTTTCAAAGCATATTGTTCAGACTTACACATTTGTTCCTAACGGAGAATTAAGGCCGCAAGCAGAGGTACATGCATAGCGATTGGAGTAGTTTTCATTCCACTCCCTTTCGGTCTGTTTGGTTAGGATGGAGCTTGGATTCAAGTCCTTAGGTGGACTATGTCCCCGACTCCCCAGCGTTACAAGCTAATTTTCTCGTCCATACGCCCTTTCAAATATTCTAACTATTTATCCTTTTGTATCTTGCACAGATTGATGCTCACATTGGTGGGGTTAATGACATTGCTTTCTCTCACCCCAACAAGTCCCTATCAATAATTACTTGTGGTGATGACAAACTTATTAAGGTGAGTTTACTCATGTAGTCATGTTGCTGTTTTAGAATGAAGGAGAACATCCTTAGCATGTTTGTGCATTCTACATGCAGGTATGGGATGCTCAAACTGGACAAAAGCAATACACATTTGAAGGTCACGAGGCTTCGGTATACTCTGTTTGCCCTCACTACAAAGAGAACATTCAGGTAATTTCTGAATGATTTCATGTCTGGTATTCTCAAAATATGCTCCATTTTGTACGGGTAGCATACTTATTTTTCTGGCGGTTGTCCATGATAGTGTCATGTCCGTGATAAAAGGCTTCTCTTAGCTATTCTGAGTTCTGTTAGTTTAATTTTGATATCCAACTGTTTTACCTAAAccatttataaaactttaccttcTCTGCAGTTTATCTTTTCTACTGCCATCGatggaaaaatcaaggcatggctATACGATTGTTTGGGCTCACGGGTTGACTATGATGCTCCTGGACATTGGTGTACTACCATGTCTTACAGCGCTGATGGTACAAGGTGAGAATATGAAAAATTCAGTCAGCATGTTGAAGGATGAAAGATCTTACTATGTCACTTGTTTCTCATGTGCCAATCATATATTTATGCTTCACTTCTTTTAGAAAATTCAAATCCCATATAatgtttgttttgaattttcctttcaGACTCTTTTCTTGTGGAACTAGTAAGGATGGTGATTCCCACTTAGTTGAGTGGAACGAGACTGAAGGGGCTATTAAGAGGACATACAGTGGCTTCAGGAAACGATCATTAGGTGTTGTCCAGTTTGACACAACGAGAAACCATTTTTTGGCTGCTGGAGATGAATTTGTTGTTAAATTCTGGGATATGGATAACACCAGTATACTAACAACAACAGATTGTGAGGGTGGATTGCCTGTAAGTATATTTCTGTGCTTTTTAATAAAATTATGCATATAACAGGGGTCTTGCTTAATCTGTACTAATTTATGCAGGCAAGCCCGCGCTTGAGATTCAATAGAGAAGGGTCTTTGCTTGCTGTTACAGCAAATGATAATGGGATAAAAATATTAGCCAACACCGATGGGCAGCGTTTGCTGAGGATGCTAGAGAGCAGGGTTTTTGAAGGCTCTCGTGGACCTCCTCAACAAATTAATACCAAGGTAATGTCACATATATTTTTCATATATTTTTCATTACTGTTGCCTTTTGTCCTAGGGTTGTTAGGGCAGGGTTTAAGTATTACATCGATTTGGTTCTGTGTTAGTTTTGTTATTCCATTTAGTTTTGATTTGGCAATTACTGATGATCCTGTTAATAAATACCATGTTTTCACTTTTGTTTTTGATGCAGCCTCCAATGATCAACACCCTTGGTTCTGCTTCAAATGTATCTAGTCCTATTGCAGTGAACTCAGAGCGTCCTGATAGGATGTTGTCTTCAGTATCAATGAGCGGATTGGTTAGTTCCGAGATCCTTTCATGTTCTTCAATAGTGTTCTTCAATATGTTGGCTTGCTGAATATCCCAAACAAAATTTGCAGTCATCTATGGATGTTAGCAGAACACCAGATGTTAAACCTAGAATAACAGATGAGTCTGAAAAGATGAAGACCTGGAAGTTGTCTGACATTGTTGATTCAGGACATCTTCGGGCACGGCGTTGCCCAGATACAGCAGCTTCTGCAACCAAAGTATGTAGGCAATGTTGCATGCTTATCTTTTAGTATTTGTATGCTTTACTGGGTTATAAATATTGAGCATGCAATTTCAACTTGAACATATGATCTGATCTTATTTTTAATTTAAAGTATAAATGCAGGATAGTCATACTGTCTGTTCAATGTGTCTATGTTTGTCCTGTTTATTAGGAAACAATGATGCAATTTGTTGTTTCTTGTTATATCATTGGCAATTAAGTAGTAGTCAAGCTATTATGTTTATGCTCTGGGCAATATAAAATTTCTTCCTCCCAGAAAACGCAAGAGGCTTGCATCTCAATGTGTTGAAAAGGTTGGAAAGCAATGTGTAATTTATGATGAGTGACGTGTTTGTTTGTTTCCCCAACAGGTTGTCCGTTTGTTATATACAAATAACGGGATTGCCCTTTTGTCTCTTGGCTCGAATGCTGTTCATAAGCTATGGAAATGGCAACGCAGTGAGAGGAATCCCAACGGCAAGGTAGAATGGAGATTTTACTTGTTTGGATTTCAGTTGCAATCCGATTTGCTTACCTTCTGAATTATTCTACTGTTTTTTTGTTAGTCTACTGCATCTGTTTCGCCTCAACTGTGGCAACCAGCAAACGGGATTCTAATGACAAATGACACCAGTGATGGCAACCCGGAAGAAGCAACTGCTTGCATTGCATTGTCCAAAAATGACTCCTATGTGATGTCTGCATCTGGGGGCAAAGTCTCATTGTTCAATATGATGACGTTCAAGGTAAATGGCTTCTCCAGCACATAGAACAATAAGCTAGTGCAATCCCCTCTATTTCTCCAATGCACCTTTATGGTAATCATAGCTTCCTGATAAGTCATAACTTAGGATAACGACAAGTATCATAATTGGGTCTCTGACTTCTCTGGTTAAATCTGTGGAACCTTAGGTCATGACTACATTCATGGCACCTCCACCTGCTGCAACTTTCCTCGCGTTCCACCCACAAGACAATAATATCATTGCTATTGGGATGGAAGACTCGACCATTCAAATCTACAATGTCCGTGTTGATGAGGTGTGTTCTATTAGCTTGCGATCCTCACTTGAATTATAGTATATACTTTCTGTTAAATGATGTACTGCTCGTTTCACATGTTGTGCCTACTCTTGCTTTCAACGGCCCTATTTGATGATCAGAACTTATTTAATATCTTTTGACATACAATTTCTAACGCTCAGAATTCTTTCGGGGACTAGGTCTGATGAGTATTTTTGCACTAAATCTTGATTTAAGATTCATGTACTAATGCTGACTTAAATAAATTATTACATAGGTCAAAAGCAAGCTCAAGGGCCACCAGAAAAAGATTACTGGACTTGCATTTTCTCAATCAATGAATGTCCTTGTATCTTCAGGTGCCGATGCACAGGTATGAATTTTACTAAATATCTATGTGTATAATTCAGTTCATATTAGTCACATGCTAGTCCATCTGATATTCTGATAGTCTATTTTTATTAAAGAAAAATTGTGATTGGGCAAACAACTAGTCATATATCTGTTTCCAAATCATTGATTGATTGAATAAAATTTTGCAGCTATGTGTTTGGAGCATTGATGGTTGGGAGAAGAAGAAATCAAAATACATTCAACCCCCGGCAAATCGTTCCGGTGCTTTAGTTGGCGATACAAGGGTGCAGTTTCACAATGACCAAACACATCTTCTGGTAGTTCACGAAAGCCAATTGGCCATCTATGATGGAAATCTTGAATGCTCGCGCTCGGTTAGTCATCATCAAAATTCCATATTTTCATATCTGCACGTTATATTCACTTGTGTCTTGGACTAGGTTTACATTATATCACTTGGTTTTGTAACCATCTTCATTGATTTCTCCCTTTGTTACTTTGATATTGCAGTGGTACCCAAGAGATGCACTTCCAGCTCCAGTTTCGAGTGCAATATACTCCTGTGACGGTCTTCTGATTTACGCTGGATTCTGTGATGGTGCTATTGGAGTATTTGAAGCAGAGTCTCTTCGGTTACGTTGCAGGATTGCACTTTCTGCTTATGTGCCTCCTTCAATATCAAGGTATACCCCTTGTGGCACTGCTTGTTTTTAGTTCCATACTAATGTTTTGGTAGTTTTGTTCCAAGTAAATAGCTTATTACTGTTTGCCCTTGTTGCATACAGCGGGGGAAGTGTGTACCCTATGGTTGTCGCAGCACATCCATTGGAGCCTAACCAGATAGCAGTTGGCATGAGTGATGGGGCAGTTCATGTGGTGGAGCCATTGGATGCGGACCCGAAGTGGGGAGTTGCACCTCCCCAGGACAATGGAAACCACCCGGCGATGTCATCAGCTCCAGCAGCATCTAACAACCAGGCATCTGATCAGCCGGCGAGGTGACTCAGGCCAGCAGGAAATTCGTTAGCCCAAAGAATGGTAGGACGGTAGGAGATAGGGAGAAAGAAGAAACAGTTAGATTCATGGGATGAGATGAGGTGCTGTGAAATGTATCCAGTCCCACACCATCTCCTTGCCTGTGGCAGCACAGGTGGGGTGGTGACTGATGATGACATGCCTAGTGTTATTTCTCTGGCCCCGAGGATTTAACCTCCTCACCTGGTAACATGATCGCATGACATGGCCATCATCTTTTCTCCTCGTTTGTAAAGCTTTTCCTGCTCTGAGCTAGTTGCTGGTACCTTAGAAGAAGCTGTTCTTTGTTTCCTGCCCATTTGTTTGTGGCGGTGGCTATTTGTAGTGTAAAATATGGTTGTCATGTTGGATGGTGATATTTGCTTGGCCTGAGACAACGGATTCGATTTATTGTTCATCTTATTTCTTGAAGAGTTGTAATGTTTAGGATTTGACTAGGAAATATGCCCATGCATTGCAATGCGAAACTAAAATGTCAACTTTCTCGGTCCTGCctgttcttttttgtttcttcttcCATCAGGGCACGTGTCAAACAGAGTGCAACGGGAACAGCAAATTGGACTCTATGTACATACTTAAAGCTTTCTCTAGGAAAGACGTCTTTTCTGATGGCAGTGACGTTACGATGGACTCTCTAATTTTCACTCTCCAAATCTCCCCACTGAGTTTAATCTATTGATTTCTTTTAACTACAAAAACTATAAGCAAAACTATCCACATACAATATTCATCCAAAGAATTAAATTCACATTTTTATAGAAATTTTGAATATATTTTAATTTGAAGAGCAGTCTTTTGTGGAACGTAATCCTTGCCAGGAATTGATAAACAATTTCCGTGTCAAAAGTTCCCTCGTCTCTTTTGCTGGTACAAAGCAGactaatatatatatatgaaGTATATAACTTCTATGTGAGGTTCAAGGCTTCGTTAAAGATGTACTGCATAATTGCATTGTGGGAGATTTGGAATTCGAGTAATAGCTTAGTTTTTAATAGATTGATCTGGTTTGATATTAAACGGGTGTGGAGGTTGATCCTGTCCTATCTAAGGAATTGGAAAGTTTTATTCAAAGATCAAACCTAGAGGGAGGTGGATTTGGTGGAAGAAACATTGTTGATCCTCTTCAAGGTATCCTTGGCATGAATGCCGTCGAGCTGAAGTGCACCAGTTTCGACTGAATTTCTTCATGGATTCCAGCTTCGAAGCTTCACATGGTGAGAGAGCTTCTCTGGCATACTTGAAGGAACACCGAGAAGAGAACACTTCGATCCATATGGTGTTGGACTAAGCTGAGCGTGTCCGTCCTGGAGCTCCCGTGAATCGTAGCGTTGGTTGTGATGTAGTGAAATGGTG
It includes:
- the LOC127314733 gene encoding protein TOPLESS-RELATED PROTEIN 2; the encoded protein is MSSLSRELVFLILQFLDEEKFKETVHKLEQESGFYFNMKHFEDLVQGGEWDEVERYLSGFTKVEDNRYSMKIFFEIRKQKYLEALDSHDRAKAVEILVKDLKVFASFNEELFKEITQLLTLDNFRQNEQLSKYGDTKSARNIMLMELKKLIEANPLFRDKLNFPPFKASRLRTLINQSLNWQHQLCKNPRPNPDIKTLFTDHSCAAPANGARAPPPANGPMVGPIPKSAGFPPPMGAHAPFQPVVSPSPNAIAGWMTNPSPSLPHPGVAQVPPGLVQPPNTAAFLKHPRTPTSAPGIDYQSADSEHLMKRMRVGQPDEVSFSGASHPPNVYSQEDLPKQVVRTLNQGSNVMSLDFHPVQQTILLVGTNVGDIGIWEVGSRERIAHKTFKVWDIGACTLPLQAALMKDAAICVNRCLWSPDGNILGVAFSKHIVQTYTFVPNGELRPQAEIDAHIGGVNDIAFSHPNKSLSIITCGDDKLIKVWDAQTGQKQYTFEGHEASVYSVCPHYKENIQFIFSTAIDGKIKAWLYDCLGSRVDYDAPGHWCTTMSYSADGTRLFSCGTSKDGDSHLVEWNETEGAIKRTYSGFRKRSLGVVQFDTTRNHFLAAGDEFVVKFWDMDNTSILTTTDCEGGLPASPRLRFNREGSLLAVTANDNGIKILANTDGQRLLRMLESRVFEGSRGPPQQINTKPPMINTLGSASNVSSPIAVNSERPDRMLSSVSMSGLSSMDVSRTPDVKPRITDESEKMKTWKLSDIVDSGHLRARRCPDTAASATKVVRLLYTNNGIALLSLGSNAVHKLWKWQRSERNPNGKSTASVSPQLWQPANGILMTNDTSDGNPEEATACIALSKNDSYVMSASGGKVSLFNMMTFKVMTTFMAPPPAATFLAFHPQDNNIIAIGMEDSTIQIYNVRVDEVKSKLKGHQKKITGLAFSQSMNVLVSSGADAQLCVWSIDGWEKKKSKYIQPPANRSGALVGDTRVQFHNDQTHLLVVHESQLAIYDGNLECSRSWYPRDALPAPVSSAIYSCDGLLIYAGFCDGAIGVFEAESLRLRCRIALSAYVPPSISSGGSVYPMVVAAHPLEPNQIAVGMSDGAVHVVEPLDADPKWGVAPPQDNGNHPAMSSAPAASNNQASDQPAR